Proteins encoded within one genomic window of Triticum aestivum cultivar Chinese Spring chromosome 2D, IWGSC CS RefSeq v2.1, whole genome shotgun sequence:
- the LOC123048925 gene encoding monothiol glutaredoxin-S3-like, translated as MCHVARQDHKADLMFRLYAPPRSIFLTSTAPTRAHTARRTQAHERQVPWLTATANKMVSSTNEVRRTVQERPVVVVGRPECCLAVVARHLLLRQGVNPTVLEVSYDADPAALVYALRSKDDNTKLVTDVALPVVFVGGRLLGGLDRLITMHIAEELVPLLRQAGALWL; from the coding sequence ATGTGCCATGTGGCACGCCAGGACCACAAAGCAGACCTAATGTTCCGGCTCTATGCACCTCCCCGATCCATATTTCTGACCTCCACAGCCCCCACAAGGGCACACACTGCTCGTCGAACTCAAGCGCACGAACGCCAAGTACCGTGGCTGACGGCGACGGCGAATAAGATGGTGAGCAGCACCAACGAGGTGCGGAGGACGGTGCAGGAGaggccggtggtggtggtggggcggcCGGAGTGCTGCCTGGCGGTCGTGGCCCGGCACCTGCTCCTGCGGCAGGGCGTGAACCCGACGGTGCTGGAGGTCAGCTACGACGCCGACCCGGCGGCGCTCGTCTACGCGCTCCGGTCCAAGGACGACAACACCAAGTTGGTCACCGACGTCGCCTTACCGGTGGTGTTCGTCGGAGGTAGGCTGTTGGGTGGGCTGGACCGACTCATTACCATGCACATCGCCGAAGAGCTCGTGCCGCTCCTGAGGCAGGCAGGAGCCCTGTGGCTCTGA